A stretch of the Lineus longissimus chromosome 12, tnLinLong1.2, whole genome shotgun sequence genome encodes the following:
- the LOC135496725 gene encoding uncharacterized protein LOC135496725, which produces MSHLHRQRKAELEAEIQQIRSVIGKLDKGITTATKVSEYEQGLRRSGRIQKLSEKARQNREAECTKKFWYVYHRLYPQVLTAEEDLREEHTLDSLRLVIDELISRRDYFESTCLDLRDVLVEPPAADISQARDTLLSVINRVIREAERMMKDEMSRKAPSVDLASLHRRSPLPLTTTKEDRDEPQTEEEKDASSRSSVSSHSSKSRRSSASSTSSRRRDAAARAAALKAELQGQTEAARKEEELKAMEIEEMKRRAEAEARMMKRRGELEMQRIAHKLSIEEAKLKVYEKQDLTIDESPPTISFHGNEDQMNEDEGLSENSDVILQDNKEPITERMVETTKPKPDPRLTPEAKVFTPLPQPAQPVQPVHVGSVSNNELLTMTRALAESMQLNRLPVPEPSIFTGDPLLYPDWIASFKSLVESRGIPAQERIHFLKRYLGGPAKEAVGGYFLLKSEQAYEKAKKTLEERFGNAFTVTEHFRKKLDDWPKINGRDSEALRKFSDFLCQCEVAMIDIKELSVLNDVREIKRLLSKLPEWIVNRWNRKAAHVKAAVDKYPDFPAFSKFIHDEAEIACDPMTSIGSLRIASEKDRTKEIHPKKRSVLATGSNEEKQGPPPKFDKACPVCKRQNHALKDCTVFAKKPLQERQEFVKKNGLCYGCLSHGHMSKSCTARSTCKTCNKKHPTCLHQERTDLKVKDAQEKKTQGPEASGSNHRCKTETTKYDRDQISSMIVPVWVSSHDNPNCEALVYALLDTQSDTTFIQDLTAGKLRTQSQPVTLKLTTMTSRSETIQCHRFQNLKVRAYHSSNWISLPTTYSRELIPADVSHIPTPEVARRWQHLKGISHYLLPLQECEIGLLIGYNCSQALAPRQSVTGTGNEPFAVQTDLGWSIVGCTDNKDTCEDALGLTNRVITHTVPDTLRPAIAISSPSEVRFVYKTTIKEVVSPTVLNLLESDFVEQKEQNASKMSQEDLDFLKIVSDGICHQEDGHYSMPLPFKGSRPALPNNRFVAAKRASSLKRRFEADQRYFDHYKSFMEDILKRGDAEVVPATYSNPGHTWYIPHHGVYHQRNLGKSE; this is translated from the coding sequence ATGTCTCATTTACATCGGCAGCGCAAGGCCGAACTTGAAGCTGAGATACAGCAGATAAGAAGTGTAATAGGGAAGTTAGACAAAGGGATTACGACTGCAACAAAGGTGAGTGAGTACGAACAGGGGCTTCGAAGATCAGGCCGGATCCAGAAGTTGAGTGAAAAGGCAAGGCAAAATCGTGAAGCTGAATGCACCAAGAAATTCTGGTATGTATATCATAGATTATACCCACAGGTCCTAACAGCTGAAGAAGACTTAAGGGAAGAACATACCTTAGATTCGTTGAGGCTAGTTATTGATGAATTAATTAGCCGACGAGATTATTTTGAATCTACTTGCCTAGATTTAAGAGATGTTTTAGTGGAACCCCCTGCCGCTGATATTTCGCAGGCTAGGGACACACTTCTTTCAGTAATTAACAGGGTCATCCGAGAGGCTGAACGGATGATGAAGGATGAGATGAGCAGGAAGGCCCCATCTGTTGACTTGGCTTCCTTACACCGACGTTCGCCATTGCCCCTTACTACAACAAAGGAGGACAGGGACGAGCCTCAGACTGAAGAAGAGAAAGACGCAAGTTCAAGAAGCTCAGTATCGAGCCACTCTAGTAAATCTCGCAGAAGCAGCGCCTCCTCCACCTCATCCAGAAGAAGAGATGCTGCAGCCAGGGCTGCCGCCCTCAAAGCCGAACTCCAAGGACAAACAGAAGCTGCAAGAAAGGAAGAAGAGCTGAAGGCAATGGAGATCGAGGAGATGAAGCGGCGAGCAGAAGCCGAGGCAAGAATGATGAAACGACGTGGAGAACTCGAAATGCAAAGGATCGCGCACAAGCTTTCTATAGAAGAAGCAAAGCTAAAGGTCTATGAAAAGCAGGATCTCACCATTGATGAAAGCCCCCCGACGATTTCCTTTCATGGGAATGAAGACCAAATGAACGAAGACGAAGGACTGTCGGAAAACAGTGATGTCATCCTGCAAGACAACAAAGAGCCCATCACTGAAAGAATGGTAGAGACAACCAAGCCCAAGCCTGACCCTAGACTCACGCCCGAAGCCAAAGTTTTCACACCACTTCCTCAGCCGGCTCAGCCTGTTCAGCCAGTACATGTAGGCTCAGTATCGAACAACGAACTGTTGACCATGACAAGGGCTCTGGCAGAATCGATGCAGTTAAATCGCCTCCCAGTGCCAGAACCATCGATATTTACAGGGGACCCACTCCTGTATCCCGACTGGATCGCATCCTTCAAGTCACTAGTGGAGTCCAGAGGAATTCCAGCCCAGGAGCGCATTCATTTTTTGAAACGCTATTTGGGCGGTCCAGCTAAAGAGGCCGTAGGAGGTTACTTCCTCCTGAAAAGTGAGCAGGCCTACGAAAAAGCCAAGAAGACCTTAGAAGAACGGTTTGGCAACGCTTTTACCGTTACGGAACATTTCCGCAAGAAACTTGACGATTGGCCGAAGATCAATGGCAGAGACAGTGAGGCTCTGCGCAAATTTTCGGATTTCTTATGTCAATGTGAAGTAGCCATGATTGACATCAAGGAATTGTCCGTCCTGAATGATGTCAGAGAAATTAAACGACTGTTGTCAAAATTACCAGAGTGGATTGTTAATCGCTGGAATCGTAAGGCTGCCCATGTAAAGGCAGCAGTAGACAAGTATCCCGATTTCCCGGCATTTTCCAAATTCATTCATGACGAAGCCGAAATTGCTTGTGACCCAATGACGTCTATAGGTTCGCTCAGAATTGCTTCTGAAAAGGATAGGACCAAAGAGATCCACCCCAAGAAACGGAGTGTCCTGGCCACTGGATCAAACGAAGAGAAGCAAGGCCCTCCACCGAAATTCGACAAAGCCTGCCCAGTCTGCAAACGCCAAAATCACGCCCTGAAAGACTGCACTGTTTTTGCAAAGAAACCGTTGCAAGAAAGGCAGGAGTTTGTAAAGAAAAATGGTTTGTGCTATGGCTGCCTCAGCCATGGGCATATGTCCAAGTCATGTACCGCGCGCAGCACATGCAAAACGTGCAATAAGAAGCACCCGACCTGTCTCCATCAGGAACGAACTGATTTGAAGGTTAAGGATGCTCAGGAAAAGAAAACCCAAGGTCCTGAAGCATCAGGGTCCAACCATCGTTGTAAGACAGAAACTACAAAGTATGACAGGGATCAAATTTCATCTATGATTGTCCCTGTCTGGGTATCTAGCCATGATAACCCAAATTGTGAGGCTCTAGTTTACGCCTTACTGGACACGCAGTCAGACACAACATTCATCCAGGATTTGACAGCGGGGAAGCTGAGGACgcagtcacaacctgtcaccCTAAAGCTGACGACCATGACTTCGCGGAGTGAGACTATTCAATGCCACAGGTTTCAGAACTTGAAAGTTCGTGCATACCATTCAAGCAATTGGATTTCGCTGCCAACGACCTATTCGCGTGAGCTTATCCCAGCCGATGTGTCGCACATCCCGACACCCGAGGTCGCAAGAAGATGGCAACATCTAAAAGGGATATCTCATTATCTCCTTCCGTTACAGGAATGTGAGATAGGACTTTTGATTGGCTATAACTGTTCCCAGGCATTGGCTCCTCGACAGTCTGTTACAGGAACAGGAAATGAACCCTTTGCTGTCCAGACAGATCTCGGCTGGAGCATCGTTGGCTGTACAGACAATAAGGACACCTGTGAAGATGCGCTTGGACTCACCAATCGAGTCATTACTCACACCGTTCCAGACACATTAAGACCAGCAATCGCAATTTCATCGCCATCTGAAGTCCGATTTGTCTACAAGACGACAATCAAAGAAGTGGTCAGCCCAACCGTTCTGAATCTCCTGGAATCGGACTTTGTTGAACAGAAAGAACAGAACGCGTCCAAGATGTCCCAGGAAGACCTTGACTTCCTGAAGATAGTGTCGGATGGAATTTGCCATCAAGAGGACGGCCATTATTCCATGCCACTTCCTTTCAAAGGATCGAGACCGGCACTACCCAACAATAGGTTTGTGGCAGCCAAAAGAGCCAGTAGCCTTAAACGCAGATTTGAAGCCGATCAGAGATATTTTGATCATTATAAATCCTTCATGGAGGATATTTTGAAGCGAGGAGACGCCGAGGTGGTACCAGCCACTTACTCAAACCCAGGCCACACTTGGTACATACCGCACCATGGGGTGTACCACCAAAGAAACCTGGGAAAATCCGAGTAG
- the LOC135496529 gene encoding uncharacterized protein LOC135496529 — protein MFHAFRVHSKDRDYLRFLWWEDGDLTKEPIDHRMKVHLFGAVSSPGCANFGLKQLAKDHEDIGKEAADFLQKDFYVDDGIKSVETVNEGVDLIMKAREICAKGNLRLHKIVSNSREVMERIPETERAKSVKNLDLDLDLEDSPIERALGIQWCLESDSFCFRLTLKDQPLTRRGILSTVASIYDPLGFVAPFVLLGKKLLQQMCGKAMNWDDPLPDELRPLWEQWRLELGKLSAIKISRCYKPQNFGETKTAELHHFSDASLSGYGQCSYLRLVDDKKQVHCSLVMGKSRVAPLKPVTIPRLELQAAVVSTKISDLLNRELDIANITNIYWTDSKVVLGYINNEARRFHIFVANRVQRIRDSTEVNQWRYVSTHENPADLASRGCSAEEIESSDWLVGPAFLRKDEIPIDKATTPQLLSDDPDVKKIHAVNTVRSFETRTLLHRIGKFSTWSSAVSAVAVLLRCCLRKKGTNHPPHKSSVKGLKG, from the coding sequence ATGTTCCACGCCTTCAGAGTCCACTCTAAGGATCGAGACTACCTCAGGTTTTTGTGGTGGGAAGATGGTGATCTCACCAAGGAACCCATAGATCATAGGATGAAAGTGCATCTGTTCGGCGCCGTGTCTTCCCCAGGTTGCGCCAACTTTGGACTGAAACAACTGGCCAAAGACCACGAAGACATTGGAAAAGAGGCAGCAGATTTTCTACAGAAGGACTTCTACGTCGACGATGGCATCAAAAGCGTTGAAACAGTCAACGAAGGTGTCGATTTAATTATGAAAGCCAGAGAAATCTGCGCCAAAGGAAACCTCAGGCTACACAAAATAGTGTCAAACAGCCGAGAAGTTATGGAAAGGATACCAGAAACGGAACGTGCTAAGTCCGTTAAAAACTTAgatcttgaccttgaccttgaagaCTCACCAATAGAGCGAGCACTTGGTATTCAGTGGTGCTTAGAGTCGGACTCATTCTGTTTCCGCCTTACACTGAAAGATCAACCCCTTACAAGAAGAGGCATCTTGTCAACTGTAGCGTCAATCTACGACCCATTGGGTTTCGTTGCACCATTCGTTCTTCTTGGAAAGAAACTTCTCCAGCAAATGTGCGGCAAGGCCATGAACTGGGATGACCCCCTCCCTGACGAACTCCGACCTTTGTGGGAGCAGTGGAGACTTGAACTAGGAAAGCTCTCAGCTATCAAGATATCCAGATGCTATAAACCACAGAACTTTGGAGAAACAAAGACAGCGGAACTACACCACTTTTCCGATGCCTCCCTAAGCGGCTATGGACAATGTTCATATCTCCGCCTGGTTGATGACAAGAAACAAGTGCATTGTTCACTTGTCATGGGGAAATCGAGAGTTGCTCCACTGAAGCCGGTAACCATACCAAGATTGGAACTTCAAGCGGCAGTTGTTTCAACCAAAATAAGCGACCTCCTCAATCGGGAGCTGGACATAGCAAACATAACGAACATATACTGGACAGATTCAAAGGTAGTCCTTGGCTACATAAACAATGAGGCACGCAGATTCCACATCTTCGTCGCCAATCGCGTCCAGAGGATACGGGACTCCACCGAAGTCAATCAATGGAGATATGTTAGCACTCATGAAAATCCAGCGGACTTGGCCTCAAGGGGTTGCAGTGCCGAGGAGATTGAATCTTCCGACTGGTTGGTCGGACCTGCTTTCCTTCGGAAAGATGAAATTCCAATTGACAAGGCGACTACACCACAGCTGCTCAGTGATGACCCTGATGTGAAAAAGATCCATGCAGTCAACACAGTTAGATCATTTGAAACAAGAACCTTGTTGCACAGAATTGGCAAATTCTCAACCTGGTCTTCTGCTGTATCTGCTGTGGCCGTACTCCTTCGATGCTGTTTGAGAAAAAAAGGCACGAACCATCCTCCCCACAAGAGCTCCGTGAAAGGGCTGAAAGGTTGA